Part of the bacterium genome is shown below.
CCCGATTTTCGGCTTCGATCAAAGGAAAACTTGTCATTTTGATGACAGTATATGCTTTGATTGTATCGGTTTTTTCATTACTCTACTATCCCGCGATACTGAGTTCAAATCTGAAATCCCAATTCAACTCCAAAATGAACACGGTTGGTGAAATGGTTGCGTTAGGAACCGGTATCGGGTTGGGAACCGACCAATTGATGGTGATCAAAAATGTATTCGACTGGGCAAAATCCGATAGCAACCTGATTTACATCGTCGTATTGGACCAAGTGAACGAAGTTTACACACAGCATCCCAAGGAGATTAATTTTGACCTTAAAAAATGGTTAACAAAAACCGAGATGTCGATTTCTGGTGACACCCTACAAATCATAAAAAAGATACGTTATCAAAAACAAGAACTGGGATCGATTCTGCTCGGCGTTAGTACAAAATCGGTCAGAGAAGAGATTACGAAGATGCGCGTCGTTGTGTCGCTGATTGGTTTAGTGATGCTAATCGTCGGTGTATTCTTAGCGTTCGGGATGGGTAAATACTTTGGCAATCGTGTTGGGAATCTCGTCCGGGTATCCGAAGCTATTAAATCAGGCGACTACTCAACCACAACCAGTGACACGGGTAACGATGAAATCAAGATTTTGGGTGAATCACTTCTGGTAATGAGCGATACGTTACAACAGAAAGAAAGAGATGCAATCGCCGCTTTACAGGAAACCCGTGATGTAGTCTCTGAAATCAACCGGGCATCGACTTTGCTTAACGAGGGGAGACTCGAGCAACGAGCATCTCTAAGCGGTATTGAAGGGGATTACCGCAAACTAATCGAGAGCTTCAACTCGGCGATTGACAGCATCATAAATCCCTTAGTGGAAGCATCAACGGTATTGGAAGAGATTGCAAACCATGATTTAACTTCTCGGGTTACAGGGGAGTATCGTGGCGATCATGCTCGAATAAAGAATTCATTGAACATCGCCGTGAATAATCTTGATGGAAGTATGTTGATGGTTTCCCAGGTTTCCGATCGAATCCTATCGGCAGCCAACGAAATCAGCCGGAACAGCCAAGCACTGGCTCAGGGAGCCTCCGAACAAGCATCTTCCCTGGAAGAGATTTCAGCTACGTTGGAAGAGATGTCGGCAATGACACGACAGAATGCAGCAAGCAGTAACGAGGCGAGCAAGCTTACCAAGGGAACGTTAACGAATGCGAAGAGTGGCAATGAAGCGATGATCCGGATGCAGGAGGAGATTAACCAGATCAAGAAATCCGCCGATCAAACAGCAAAAATTATTAAGACCATCGATGAAATTGCTTTCCAAACGAATCTGTTGGCGCTGAATGCTGCAGTCGAAGCAGCCCGTGCTGGCGAAGCTGGTAAAGGATTTGCCGTAGTCGCCGAAGAAGTACGCAATCTTGCCCAGCGTAGTGCTGCCGCAGCGAAAAACACAGCCGAGTTGTTGGAAGAATCACAGGTGAAAGCAGACAGCGGTGTTCAGATTGTGCAAGTAGTTGCAAAACATTTCCATGAAATTCTGATGGATATCGAACAGGTTAACAGTATCTCCGATGCGATCTCAACCGCATCAAACGAACAGGCGGCCGGTATCGACCAAGTTAACCTTGCAGTGGGCCAATTGAATGCCGTCACTCAACAAAATGCCGCGAACAGTGAAGAATCGGCGAGTGCTGCAGAAACGATGAATTCACAAGCGATTGAGCTGAATACTATGGTAAGCGAATTCACTTTGTCGGATAGCAGTCGAACCAAACGACGCAAAGCAGCTCTTGAACAGGGAAACACAAGTCGTTCGGATGAACGTCGCTCACGGGTACTCAATGCCCCAACCTCCGGAAAAATGGTAAAACCGGAAGATGTTATTCCCTTGAGTGACAGTGATCTTTCAGAATTTTAAGGATTTAGTGAGTAATTTTACGGTTTAGTGAGTATATTTCAGCGTGATGCATCGAGTGGGTTTTAACTCTTTGTGTTACGTTGAACTCATTACATCGTTGAATCTCCATAATTGAAGGATATTCTTTAAAGTATCTGGACTACCCTATGTTAACAACAGCGCGAAAGTTTTCTTTAGTTCTCGTATTATGGTTGACTTCGATAGCATTTAGCGAAACAAATATTCCGCTATCGGTAACTTCGGGAGTAGCGAATACAAAGTTCTCAATCGATGGGCGCATCTTTTTAGGGCTGTTTGCATCAGAACCGGATGGCAGCTATCCCAATCGAACGTTTGACATTCCCGATGCAAAACTGCGCTTTGTAATCCAACCTGCCAAGAATGTGATATTGGTGAATCGGATGTCCTTTTCCAAAACAGCGGCTGGTGGACTTGACTACTGTTATCTCGACTTGAAAGACTATCTTGGCTGGCTCCCCGGTCACACTTTTCGTATTGGCCGGATAAAAACCGATTTCGGTTGGGAACCCTATACCGATAGTCCAATTGATGCGATAACTATCACGAACTCTGCATCGAATATCACAGGAGTCGATGAAGGTGTGATGTTCTTGGGAAGAATGTCGCAACTGCCTCTTAGCTACTCATTAGCGGTCACCAACGCATCGAAGGATGTCACCGGTTCTTCTAATGGATTGGCTGTAACCGGTAAAGTCTCGGCATTC
Proteins encoded:
- a CDS encoding methyl-accepting chemotaxis protein, translated to MNGNTRFSASIKGKLVILMTVYALIVSVFSLLYYPAILSSNLKSQFNSKMNTVGEMVALGTGIGLGTDQLMVIKNVFDWAKSDSNLIYIVVLDQVNEVYTQHPKEINFDLKKWLTKTEMSISGDTLQIIKKIRYQKQELGSILLGVSTKSVREEITKMRVVVSLIGLVMLIVGVFLAFGMGKYFGNRVGNLVRVSEAIKSGDYSTTTSDTGNDEIKILGESLLVMSDTLQQKERDAIAALQETRDVVSEINRASTLLNEGRLEQRASLSGIEGDYRKLIESFNSAIDSIINPLVEASTVLEEIANHDLTSRVTGEYRGDHARIKNSLNIAVNNLDGSMLMVSQVSDRILSAANEISRNSQALAQGASEQASSLEEISATLEEMSAMTRQNAASSNEASKLTKGTLTNAKSGNEAMIRMQEEINQIKKSADQTAKIIKTIDEIAFQTNLLALNAAVEAARAGEAGKGFAVVAEEVRNLAQRSAAAAKNTAELLEESQVKADSGVQIVQVVAKHFHEILMDIEQVNSISDAISTASNEQAAGIDQVNLAVGQLNAVTQQNAANSEESASAAETMNSQAIELNTMVSEFTLSDSSRTKRRKAALEQGNTSRSDERRSRVLNAPTSGKMVKPEDVIPLSDSDLSEF
- a CDS encoding OprO/OprP family phosphate-selective porin, which encodes MLTTARKFSLVLVLWLTSIAFSETNIPLSVTSGVANTKFSIDGRIFLGLFASEPDGSYPNRTFDIPDAKLRFVIQPAKNVILVNRMSFSKTAAGGLDYCYLDLKDYLGWLPGHTFRIGRIKTDFGWEPYTDSPIDAITITNSASNITGVDEGVMFLGRMSQLPLSYSLAVTNASKDVTGSSNGLAVTGKVSAFPTKQLTFAMSGYQTGNLVRDTASVECDLKFANLQKAPTGASSWQRSIWQVELLWNYDQSGKSIVAANPEIPPYAITCAYGNLNDACQSVSDRKASYYYVEGLYRITKAAYLATRFSEVELDDNGVEKLAGSPVVVNGYQRLSIACGYRIAEGVIVKVEGTQNTTDGGTKNPNINQLALGFALKF